Within the Microbacterium terricola genome, the region GCCGTCCGGTGCGGTCGGACACGGCGCCGGAGACGATGGATGAGGCCACCACGAACACCGTGTAGATGACGATCAGCAGGAGCAGGTCGTCCTCCGCGGTAACGGGGTCGCGGTGCAGCCCGTAGAGCAGGAAGAAGAACAGCAGGCCGGTGCCGAGTGCGTTCCCGATGTTGACGATCAGGCGGCCGCCCAGCATCCAGGCGAAGTCGCGGTCGCCGAGCGCGGCGAGACGGGCGGACAGCGCACGCGCCTCGCGCGCGACGGCCGACTGCGCCGGTGCCGGCGGGTCGGGCAGCAGGAGCGCCGCAGCGACACCGACGATCGCGAGGAAGCCCGCGAGCACGAGGTAGCCGGTGACGGTGCCGAGTTCCAGGAGCACGATCACGCCCACGCCGACGATGATCCCGAGCGCCTGCGAGGACGACACGGCAGCGGATGCTGCGCCGCGCTGCGTCGTGAGCTGGTCGGCGATGAGCGCGGTGAACGCGGCGGAGGCGACCGCGGTGCCGACGGAGACGCCGACCCAGGCGAGCCCGACGCCCCACGGCCCCTGCGCGAAGCTGATCGCCACGAGCGACACGGTGCCGAGGGCGACGCCCACGAGCGCCCAGGGGCGGCGCCGGCCGAACGCGCCACGGGTGCGGTCGGACAGGCCGCCGGCGAGCGGACCCGCGATGACGCCCGCGATACCGCCGACGGCGAGGACCAGTCCCGACGAGACGACGCCCGAGACCCAGCCGTCCGCGTCGTCAGGGGTGTTGAGCTGGAGCGGGATGAGCAGCTGCAGCGGGGTGAGCTGCACGGTCCACAGCGCCAGCCATGCCAGCGTGAACAGGACGAACCATTTCGCCCCCACGCGTCCCTGGGTCGTTGTCACGATCGTGCCTCCTCGATGAGTGTGCGGTACCAGTCGAACGACGCCTTGGGTGTGCGCCTGCCGGTCTCGTGGTCGACGTGCACGAGTCCGAACCGCTGCGTGAAGCCCTCGGCCCACTCGAAGTTGTCGAGCAGCGACCAGACGGTGTACTCGTCGATGCGCACGCCTCGGTCACGGGCCTCGCCGACAGCGGCGATGTGGCCCCGCAGGTAGGCGATGCGGTCGTCATCCTGGATCGCGCCGTCGACGGCGTCGGGCTCAGGGAAGGACGCGCCGTTCTCGGCCACGATGATCGGCGGGAGACTCTCGCCGTAGCGCTCGTGGAAGTCCACCAGCAGGTCGGTGAGGGCGCTCGGCACGATCGGCCACTCCACGCCGAACCCGGTGTGCGCAGCATCCGGCGTCAGGACGAGCACGAACGGAACGGGACTGTCCGACGGGGCGGCGCCGATCGTGGTCGGGTTGTAGAAGTTGAGACCGTAGACATCGGTCGGGGTGGAGATGATCTCGAGGTCGCCCGGCTCCACCGGCATCGGGGGCATCCCGAGCGCCTCGATGTCCGGGTAGCTCCCGAGCAGCACCGGTTCGGCGAAGATCCGGTTGTGCAGCACGTCGTACACATGGGCCGCGGTCTGGTCATCGGCCGATGGCGACGCGGCACGCACATCGGTGTGGTTGTTGACGATGCCGATCGTCTGCGCGCCGCGACCGCGAAGCACCCGTGTCGCGAGTCCGTGGCCCAGCAGCTGGTGGTGCACGGTGGGCAGCGAGGCGAACAGCAGCTGCCTGGCGGGCGCGAGCTCGCCGATCGCGTACCCCTGCAGAGAGGTGGAGACCGGCTCGTTGATCGTGTACCAGTGCGTCACGCGGTCGCCGAGGGCATCGGCGACGAGAGCGCTGTAGTCGGCGAAGCGGTACGCGGTGTCCCGGTCGAGCCACCCGCCCCGCTCCTCGATGATC harbors:
- a CDS encoding MFS transporter — encoded protein: MTTTQGRVGAKWFVLFTLAWLALWTVQLTPLQLLIPLQLNTPDDADGWVSGVVSSGLVLAVGGIAGVIAGPLAGGLSDRTRGAFGRRRPWALVGVALGTVSLVAISFAQGPWGVGLAWVGVSVGTAVASAAFTALIADQLTTQRGAASAAVSSSQALGIIVGVGVIVLLELGTVTGYLVLAGFLAIVGVAAALLLPDPPAPAQSAVAREARALSARLAALGDRDFAWMLGGRLIVNIGNALGTGLLFFFLLYGLHRDPVTAEDDLLLLIVIYTVFVVASSIVSGAVSDRTGRRVGIVLWSAIVQGAAALFIAAFPTYESTMIGAALLGVGYGAYMSVGLALGTDLLPFPEDHARDLGFVNVSASLGQLLGPLIGAGLVALVGGFSLMFAVGGVLSIVGGLMTLAIRTRTEAPSVV
- a CDS encoding GH1 family beta-glucosidase, producing MPDHPPVPPLRGLRWSAATAAFQVEGARTAGGRGRSIWDDFVETPGAVRDGSTAEPGPDSYHRYREDVDLLARLGVDRYRFSISWVRVQPTGSGEANPDGIGYYDRVVDELLAAGVTPFPTLYHWDLPSIIEERGGWLDRDTAYRFADYSALVADALGDRVTHWYTINEPVSTSLQGYAIGELAPARQLLFASLPTVHHQLLGHGLATRVLRGRGAQTIGIVNNHTDVRAASPSADDQTAAHVYDVLHNRIFAEPVLLGSYPDIEALGMPPMPVEPGDLEIISTPTDVYGLNFYNPTTIGAAPSDSPVPFVLVLTPDAAHTGFGVEWPIVPSALTDLLVDFHERYGESLPPIIVAENGASFPEPDAVDGAIQDDDRIAYLRGHIAAVGEARDRGVRIDEYTVWSLLDNFEWAEGFTQRFGLVHVDHETGRRTPKASFDWYRTLIEEARS